Proteins found in one Streptomyces sp. NBC_00461 genomic segment:
- a CDS encoding SHOCT domain-containing protein codes for MPGLIRGVARTAAVAGTATAVSNRVSRRQQGRWAQQQAAEQPDAAPAPPPPTQSADDPNSTIAQLKELGELKAQGVLTDAEFEEQKSRILGS; via the coding sequence ATGCCAGGTCTGATCCGAGGGGTCGCGCGCACAGCCGCCGTCGCCGGAACCGCAACCGCCGTCTCCAATCGAGTGTCACGGCGCCAGCAGGGCCGCTGGGCCCAGCAGCAGGCCGCAGAGCAGCCCGACGCAGCCCCAGCGCCTCCTCCGCCCACCCAGTCGGCCGACGACCCGAACAGCACGATTGCCCAGCTGAAGGAGCTCGGTGAGCTCAAAGCCCAAGGGGTGCTCACCGATGCGGAGTTCGAGGAGCAGAAGAGCCGGATTCTCGGCTCCTGA
- a CDS encoding DUF6325 family protein has product MTVAINVDEMGPIDYLVVEFPGSHMTGEGLPLLVDLADRGTIRIMDLVFVKKEPDNSVVAMELADLTGDGKADLAVFEGASSGLLGQDDLEEAAAILEPGDSAGILVYENLWAAPLAKALRRGGAQLVADGRVPVQAVLASLDAAEPGSSSVAGPES; this is encoded by the coding sequence ATGACCGTGGCCATCAATGTGGACGAGATGGGGCCGATCGACTACCTGGTGGTCGAATTTCCGGGCAGTCACATGACGGGGGAAGGGCTTCCCCTGCTGGTCGATCTGGCCGACCGAGGCACGATCCGGATCATGGATCTGGTGTTCGTCAAGAAGGAGCCCGACAACTCCGTCGTTGCCATGGAGCTCGCCGACCTGACCGGGGACGGGAAAGCCGACTTGGCCGTCTTCGAAGGGGCTTCCTCCGGCCTGCTCGGCCAGGACGACTTGGAGGAGGCGGCCGCCATTCTCGAGCCCGGCGACTCCGCAGGCATTCTGGTCTACGAAAACCTGTGGGCAGCGCCGCTCGCCAAGGCTCTCCGGCGCGGTGGCGCGCAACTGGTGGCCGACGGGCGAGTCCCGGTCCAAGCCGTCCTGGCGTCGCTCGACGCGGCCGAACCGGGCTCTTCTTCCGTAGCCGGGCCCGAGTCCTGA